CAGATCCAACAGCCACTCAGGATCACTTAGTAATGTGGTATCCTCTCCTCTCATTTCCATGAAAGCCTTGATGTCACTGAGCAAGGAAACAAAGCGTTGTAGTATCTTACCTCTGCTCAGCCATCTGACTTCGGTGTGAAGAAGGAGGTCTCCATATTCCGCAGAACATTCCTCCAGGAAAAGCTTGAAGCACCGGTGTTGCTTGGCCTTTGCACGAATGGAGTTGATGATTTTAACAACAGGCATCATGACATGATCAAACCCCAGAACCTTTCCACAAATAGCCTGCTGGTGTATGATGCAATGATAGTTCAGAAATCTAGGAAAGTCCGGGTCTGCTTTGCAATGAGCAATAAATCCTACGTGGCGCCCCATCATAGCTGGTGCTCCATCAGTTGTTATCGAGACCAGTTTTTCAATGGGAACCTTTTTTTCCACCAAGTACTCCTTGACGGCGTTGTAAATGTCCACTCCCTTGGTGGTGGTTTTCAGTGGAATTAATGTCAAAAACTCCTCTTTTGTGgtaaaatcaccaaaaaccaTCCGTATGAAAACAGCCAGCTGTGCTGTGTCACTGGTATCCACGGACTCGTCACACTGGAGGGAAAACCAGGAACACCTGTTGAGGTCCGACTCAAGCTGTTTCACCGCATCCACGGACAGCGCACACACTCTGCGTGCCACAGTATTTGCGCCAAGTTGAACGCTGGCAATAGCAGACAGAATCTCCGTCTTATTTTTATAGTCCTGGAATAAAGACTCTGCCGCCGCGGTCATAGCCTCTTTAATGACCCCGCCATCAGTGAAGGCCTTTTTGTGCTGGGTCAGGATGTGCGCCACTTTAAATGATGCCTCGGTTGATGCGCCGGCCTTTTTCGTCGGTTTTTTGAACAGagattgttgtttttggagtgcGTTTTTTAGTTCTTTTACCTTCTCTTTCCGGAGGTTGCTTCCCACTGGAAAATCACGTGAAAAGTTGCTGTGAACTTTGGTGAAATGCCACtccacattacattttttaccaACTGCCAAGCTTGCGCCACAGATCAGACATACACACTTGTCGTTCACGTTTGTGAAACAGAAGTCCGTTTCCCATTCCTCGTGGAAATAATACGTTTTTTTGTCTCTTACTGGCATGACTGAACTCTGCAGCTGCCATTTTTGCCAACCGCCTGGCACTTGACCCGGTCTGGCTACACTTCATCCCTCCCCCTCACCCCGTTCGAATAACATAGGTGCAGCAGCGCAAGCAGATCTTTGATTGGCAGCTCATtgacaaataatttatttaatctcGAGACAGTTTTACAAGTGACGAATCAAAACTTGTGATGCTGTTGAAGAGCCACTGGATAGGTCCTTGCGAGCTACTGGTAGCTCGCGAGCGACGTGTTGGAGACCCCTGATCTACAGGTTTAACCTTTGTTTGACCTCCTTTTCAGTTGGAAAACAgactttagagcaggggtcaccaacacggtgcccacgGGCCCCAGGTAGTCGgtgtggaccatgtgaggggccctcagaaGCTTTACTCactaatgagctccatctaaaatctgattaacgttccaggattcaaactcaaagataaatacatatgatagATATAGTTAGTgtttagtaaagttaaatactgcagattaactttattttcactgaaacattgggacaaatgtttttaagtgttgctgatctgatgtatggtcagtggtatgttatatataatatatgctTTTCTAATTACCCCACGGGGATCAACagtttttttgtgatattatagataaatataagatatatttttagaaacacaaagtgaattatgattaaaatgtaatcaaaatgaaacaattgcaggaataggagaaataaagtgtttcacgttgaaacctcaacatgacatttttaaccctcctatctTACAtgttacccttggggtcaatctgacccgtGGGACATTTGCCTCTAAAAAAGATTTTCAGATCATTGTTGACcacgtttttgtttgtttgtttactttatttgttaaaaacaaaaaacttgatattgcatgcaatatgtgttcagcacattggaAAAAATAACATGATATATTTGTTGAATCAATTATACCTATCAGATTAGGAAAATTAATGAAATATGAAGCGAAAAAatgagtttattattattttttgaatgataaacattgaatggggtcaaattgaccccaaggataatacgAGGGTTAAGTTACAGCTATTAttctctaattaaagtgaaactatgaaaatgtagtatttaataaGTGATTTTCTAATTGATGGCCCTTCAGACTATACACGTAGcttataatattatattattagttAAAATGATGTTATTGTGTTTTCAGGTGAAGTGGAGAACCTCCTGCAGTCGGCTGAAGCAGACAAAGCCAAGCTTCAAAGTGAGGTGAACAAGTTAAAAAAGGAACTGAAAAACTTTGACCccactttttttgaggaaatcGAGGATTTGAAGTACAACTACAATTTAGAGGTAAAGAAGAACGTTTTATTGGAGGAGCAGCTGAGAAAGGTGTGTGATCAGTTTGGAGTGAGCGTAGAAATGCCCAGTGTGTCAGTCAGTTAACGGAACATTCCTGTAGGTTTAATACTAACACAGCTCTCTAGTTTTCTATCCTATAATGTTTACTGTAATACATCaagctttttattttgataagacatttgttgaataaaaatgaaggtGAAGCATTTAAATTGACACAATTTATTGTATACTGCAACGAGTAACTGCAACATACATGAGGAACGTTTCAAAGGTTGAGTTTGGTCAAACTGCTGAGTCATATTATTTAGgttgtttttataattattattcttattatagCTGTACAATCAGATGGCCGTCTGTTTCAAATGTCTTCACAGTCTCAGGTCACTCCGTAAACTTGCTCTTATTAAGACTTTCATCAGGATTCTGCGTTAAATTACATGCAGAATAAAGTGCTCAACTCAATCATTTGGAATTACTGGTGAAAGTCAGCGACAGAGGCGGAGCTTCGATGGGTTAAAGTCCAACACTGACTGACTCCTCCCCCCTCCGTTCAGGGCTCCAGTTGGACATCCCGCAGTCGGCTAAATCTGCGACCATTCAAAGCCAAGAAAAACGCCAACATGTTGTTGTCGTGAGCGTCATTTGTTCCATTTTCAGGTACGCGGACAACGACCGGCGTGTTTCCCAGACACGTGTCGTCTTCTGGCCACCTCAGGCCCAAATGATGacgatgaatctgtcaatcagagAAAGACTTCGTCAAAGCCAGAGTTTGAGCTCAGCTAACGTAATTcctataagccgctactttttgcCCACGCTTTGAACGCTgcagcttaaacaatgacgcggctaatttgtggattttttcccGGTTTTCAAGCTTCATTCCCTCACAAAATTGAGCTGCATCACAATAAACCAGGTGTACTAATGAAATTGTTTACAATAAATCAAACACGCTtccactgaatcattctgatcagtcattttgtcattgaCACAGTGAAATGCATGGGATTCAACTGGAAAAGTTAAAATCagtcagtttgtaatagaaacaaacaaacagcataaagttgttaaatcaccacGTTTGGTTTGTTCAGAAAGCGATCGCTCTGTATTCTGACTCGTGATCGCTCCGTGGTAGTTCACAGTAAGAAGAACGGACGAAttggtgtatcagtctggatccagtaaaaagtgaccatagaaaggtgtaaatggactgatatgtagacgtggagcagtgcGGAGGAGAACTTTATGTGGAGATGGAGACTCATCAGGATACACAGAAATCTCCATCAGCCCTCCTACCTGCCTGTTctgaccatagactgtaaaaagaatggacgggacaagctccccggtggagtgaagctttcatttttagagctccccctgctgactggctgcagtataggtcataaaccccgcctcagattggatgtgggtcaaactcaCACACCGGTTCATACTGAATAcggtatatattttcattatgatatgaattttcaATATACCGCTGTACCGGTGTATTTAATTACACAACTTTTGGAACGCTACGCTGCGCAGCGTTTCAGACTGGACtcttttcaatgttgcacttctaaataggaaggtaaacagtcgcgctctggtgttagtttggtgtaaatcatacgtgtaaataaatcagaaagctctgaagctgcatgtgagcgtgtgtctgcgtgcgcatgcctctgctacaggagaacaacgttgattgggaacagctacagtgcacgcccactggttctgattggctgagtcgtCTGAAggacaccctcatcagccaatagagtgcagcTTTTATGTGgatttttcattgaatttgctaaattattggaatgcagCCATTACAGTCGTGTGTTTAAGTGTTAATGTGTCACATCCCACATGATGAAGTCTCAAGTTCCTTTTTTGAAAAAGCTCTGCTTTTGCCCAAATAACATTTCCTATTGAAATAGAAATGATTTTTACCAAATGTAAAGGAATTAATCAACGACAGCTGAAGGTGGACAACAGGAAACAGAAGtgatttttctgatttttcatACACACATCTGCAGACAAAGTGACATCAAACACAGTTTATGATGAACCACCTTCACTAGAGTGCCGTCGGGGCAGTGCCACACGATGCCCTCGACTTTGCCCTCAGGACTCTTCTGGAACCAGGAGCAGAGCTGCTGGAACTCCACGGGTGGAGGATTTCTGATGCAGATACCCCCGTGGGACACCAGGAAGTGGATTGGCTGCTTTTTACTCCCCAGACCTGTTGGAACAAAACCAGCTTCAGACTGAGCGCTGTGCTGTGATTCATTAACTCATCTTTTTTATTTCACCTAAAATTGGCAGATCaaaatattgattaataaagtgttttttttattgtttttaacagaattGTAGACATTTACATTCATCTATATGTGAAACACCTTCAGTTTTTACTGTAgggggaaataataaaaaaatacaaattaaacatcaggtccatatgtagtgttataagttagcacatcataaataaacagtaagaacacttttatgatcaaaacaattattgaaaactgaactttttctctccttcagataataataattatctagtgatcaaaggtgaaagtaacgtaTTAAAAGTACTCGCATTActttaattgagttgtttttatgggtacttgtacttttttgagtaaatttgtaaatcagtaattttacttgtacttaaatacactttaaaagaagtaaagtaattcattacatttctagtaaattatcatttttttggtttgaaaatgatcaacaaacattgtgaaactacaaaaaatgaaatgaccaattaaatgcatcacatcatagccgaccaatcagattaaacgtaatgtacggcaCCAAGACAACACTGAATGCTAATTATTTCAGTAtgagaatgtattttatttagattttaattaattggtgttatgttattttaaaaaaaaaaaagaattgtacattttgacaaacctattattttatacagatgtctttgtggaaaataaattaagttccaattgtgcaagatctcgtttcttcctttttaagtttctacattagatgtttactgtacgttagggacccgtaccaagatttattaccaacaataaacatggagggtgaaagtaacttttactttgagtaatatttaatggagctactttttacttgtacttgagcacaATAAAGTAACATTACTTCTATGTGAAtagaatactgtatatcagtacTGTTTAGACATCTGTCAGTGAGTTTATTCTTTTTAGCTctgaactctgcaatgtttggagtgaaaaacaaagtaatttttcctgtaattaattcatcCCAATTAAGGCGTTAAACTGACAGCCCTCCTCGTGGCCTTATTAAAACCAGTAGATAGGGGGCGTGGCCAGACTCACCGTAAGCGTTCCCGTTGATGTTTGTTCCGATGAGCTCCAGCGTTTGTTCCTGGAGGTCGGCCAGAGACACTGCAGTGATTTCCAGTTCATCTTTGTCGTCTGCGCTGGGCCCCAGGACCAGAGCTTGACCCACTTGGTAATCCACCACAGACGAGTGCCAGCAGTACTGCTTATTGTCCTTCTCCACTGGGACCCAGCCTGGATGTGTAGGAAACGCCACTGGTTGTATTTTCTTAGCTCTGTTACTGACACTAAATACTAAACTTGAAAAGATCTCTTTACATTAGTGCAATACACTGTGGGCGTataatagggctgggcaatatattgagatatatcgAGCAGAGATGTCAGAAAAAGAAAGTAGAAGGCTAAAACTAGCGGCAGTGACACGAGCCAATGACGTGCAACACCCTGCGGGGGTCAGGGGGCATCCCCCCCACCAGggaaatttagcaaaaatgatgCTATTTGGTGTCTTTTGGTacattatattagtgtaattg
This genomic window from Gouania willdenowi chromosome 6, fGouWil2.1, whole genome shotgun sequence contains:
- the rlig1 gene encoding RNA ligase 1 isoform X1 gives rise to the protein MRRLGFVQQKIPCVFVTDVREEPSRKRQCQHFQVVATERMNPVALEANVDCSLATEKLDGTCCYVTLYKGQPFLWARLDRKPNKHAERRFKKHQHAHRSCHGFTWNVEEDFKTVPDAWIPAHKVKHVDGFPVPDEHGHIPGWVPVEKDNKQYCWHSSVVDYQVGQALVLGPSADDKDELEITAVSLADLQEQTLELIGTNINGNAYGLGSKKQPIHFLVSHGGICIRNPPPVEFQQLCSWFQKSPEGKVEGIVWHCPDGTLVKIHRHHLGLRWPEDDTCLGNTPVVVRVPENGTNDAHDNNMLAFFLALNGRRFSRLRDVQLEP
- the rlig1 gene encoding RNA ligase 1 isoform X2 yields the protein MRRLGFVQQKIPCVFVTDVREEPSRKRQCQVVATERMNPVALEANVDCSLATEKLDGTCCYVTLYKGQPFLWARLDRKPNKHAERRFKKHQHAHRSCHGFTWNVEEDFKTVPDAWIPAHKVKHVDGFPVPDEHGHIPGWVPVEKDNKQYCWHSSVVDYQVGQALVLGPSADDKDELEITAVSLADLQEQTLELIGTNINGNAYGLGSKKQPIHFLVSHGGICIRNPPPVEFQQLCSWFQKSPEGKVEGIVWHCPDGTLVKIHRHHLGLRWPEDDTCLGNTPVVVRVPENGTNDAHDNNMLAFFLALNGRRFSRLRDVQLEP